Genomic DNA from Acipenser ruthenus chromosome 4, fAciRut3.2 maternal haplotype, whole genome shotgun sequence:
TGCTGTCTCCCCAGCGCAGCaacatgacaaccatctggactgagctaagtaggttacatctctggggtcttcaagtgggcactttccatcctcggtgtttcgtcgactagcccatgacacctcaagagggctcgacagtggttctggcgtcccagcatcaccccctccatcccccactcaactcagcccagctcacttacccgtacatcagcgtttctttctttctattgtacttgagatccccagcctgaatctttccatctcaaccacaacCCGTTGCTGcttctttctgctgcttcagataagttcttcactgtgcaacgcaactcttggccactgaacccgacatctctgagaaaccgggttgtagagcgTGCCACAAAtgctcaacaacccacctccactgggtaaacccggacactccatcctcgctgttccgcttcagcagctagttgagcataccgaagtttcttcctctcatatgcctcaatCACAGCATCCTCcaatggcactgttaactctatcagatgaacaaggtgtgctgatccagaccacaagacaatgtctggttgaaggttagtggtggcaatctcaggtggaaaaataagctgttgaccaacatctgccagcattttccagtctctagcagcttccagttgtcctaggcgaggcttggttttaacaccttttcttggtggttgctctcctggacggaggaatattgtcttctgtgtgtaatgctttgatggaactggtggaaacttattggtcatgttacgcttgtcttccagtgcATCGCAgtacctggtcatggcgccaagtaaaccgtcctttgctaagacccaccttacatcctgtcaaaatgtgccttaatgttgcaggtgatgaacacaaaggacatgagggatcctcatccacccagaggtttaggttctgtggtgatgggagaacatcatatgttgatctgatgatgaaactgatcctgctctgttccattgaccataggtcttgccagctgatcttgcgttgctccacactctcccatctcatccattctccctgcttgtcTGGGAAACGgtctttacacacctcatcctctcctataaatgtataatgaagtgttacatacacaGTATATCATATGAGtggttttagttagtttgattaGTTTGAGTTTCTAAATTAAATCACTGTCTGGTTGTTATTTATTGGCACTCAATAATTGTGTAGACAAGGGCAAATGAGGGAAcactttattccatttaattaatatctGCAACTTAAATCCTGTTATTTTACATTAATAATGTATTCCACATGTTACAGTAGATCCTAATCCTAACACATAGCCAGACAACATCATCAATACACAACAAATTTCCTTTTGATTTATTGCCATGTCTTATGTGTGTGCTACTAGGATTTATCAGAAGGCACTCGGGAGCTGTGTCACAGACAACACTGGTATTTCAGTGCAGtaaattaaaaactgaacattTACAGCAGTGTTTTATTACTTGCGACATTCCACTTTATGACCATTCCTCTTAGATCCTGGATGATATATGAAGCAAAACAAATCGTTGTagtgacataattaaaaaaacaaaattcctTTTATAGACCTTTTGGGTTTTGATGGGTGTTTGTGCATAATTGGCAATATTTACTGGGATTGCTGTTTTCATATTGGCACTGTACTCTGTAAGATTACTGGTATATATTTGttgtacaaatacatttttaaaatatgttatatctgatgctatttagttaattacaATAGACACCAAGGGCAGGAAACATACAATGTTTTATAACCAAACAAGATACTTCACAACATATCTTAAGTAAGCCAGGGTCCTGAACCTCCAAAAAATGTGTTATCCCGAACCACCCAAGTCCAAGAACATCTTTGCTCACCACAAAAAATTGTATGTTCATTTTAAAGTATGGGGATATATTGACTTAGCCTTTCCTCTTTCATTTCAGTTACAAAGGATGTTTCCCAGGGATGACCAAAAGTAAGAATTCTTTCATGTATGATTCAGAATTGTATATCTGTGTCTGCATTTATGCTGTGTAGTACtttagtgttttttatttctcTCCTCTGGTGTCAGAAAGTCTTAGTGTAACCCCAGCAATGGACCTACTAGAATACTGTGAACTGGAATGGAAAGGATTGACACCTCATGCTGATCAAATAAAGAAGGTATAAACAATCCTACAGAATCCTCCCCATGCTACTCAATTATAATCCATTAAATACATTACTATCTAAAAGTTCACTGTTGTTATTTCATGAATGTGGATGGCCAATTAATCGGGTGAGTTAGTTGTTTACGGACATCTTCAGTAGTATAAACACAGCACTCTATGAACGTTCATGGGggagtttgtttatttaacaagtaCAATGTAACTAACATTTTTCAGATGAGTCGTGTCTCTTGTCAATAATCAGGGATGTCAACCTAAGTTTCCACAGTAAAAAATAGCCCAATATCAACTTGGCTTTAGTACCCAACACAAACTGGAATTAATTAGGGGCGAATGGGGGCAGTGTTTTTACCATAAATGTATCTGAGGGAGTCGATGATAAATACAAGAACTCACCAAACATTTGAGCATTTTTCCAGTGGTGCTTGGAAGTAATCTTAGTATAGCAGTTAGTATGCATGTTAATGTAATTCGTGACATATTCATTGGGGAATTTCCTGCAACTTGTTGTTGTATTGAACCCCTTTAATACAGCTTTAGATGCATGGTCATTTGTTTATCATTGTGGTTTCCATGATTTGTTTTCAGGCCTATGGAGAAATCTACAGGGTACATAATATTAGGTACATTTGCAGAGTTCGTGGAGACAACTACTGTGCATTGAGAGCGACACTGTTTCAGGTGCTCAGCAATGGCATACCCTTTCCATCCTGGATGAAAGAGCAAGATATCACAAAGGTACCTTTTTAAAATAGAGGTGGCTGTACATTGGTACATAGTCATAttcctatatatatttttttattcataccTGTTTTTATAACTATTATATGTGTTTTGAATAATTTTGGACAGCAGTTTCTGATTtgatttttttgtcatttttcaacCACAACCAAACTTTAGTTTTTGGAATTATTATCTGAGACATTAATGAAAATGTAGCTAGCATGAAGTATTCCTTTTTTCACtgtagtgttttttcttttttcgtgTTTTATTGGTGCTGTGTAGCTCCCTGAGAAGCTGTTTTACTCACAAGGATGCAACTGGATACAGCAGTACAGCTTCGGACCAGAAAAATACACAGGACCAAAAGCTTTTTATAAGCTACGTAAATGCGTAGACATGTTGAAGTTTCAGGTAATCTATATGGCATTTTACTAAAGTTGTGTTGGTAGGTGTTACAGTTTTAAAGCAAATGTTACAGATTTAAAGCAAACTAAGCTCATTCTAAAATAGAGACAACCAGAAACTATACCTTTCAGACATTTAATGGTCTACAGTAGAGGCtctcaaatgtttttgtttagggGACATCCTTTTTAAAACCTATTTTGAATAGGGAGGGACCCCAACTGAAAACTGAGGACAAGGCTAATCACAAACAAGAAAGACATACTGAACTGCAGTGAATCTAAATGTTTTGAGTGTAATATTGTCTGTTAGAGTCATAAGGCCTAACAGACAATATTACACAACAGTCAGACCACTGTAGAATAAAGTCAATAAATTGACAAAATTCaagtctgtgttttgtgttcagtaGCTTCTGCATAAAATCCCAAGGCTGGTCTTTCACGACTACAGTGAGAGAACATTTGTATATTCTTGTACAAAAGAAGCAGTTTCCAGAATTTTCTGGGAACCCCCTGGGTAATGTTTGCCTACCCACAGGGATCCCCCGGGCCCCAGTTTGAGAATCCCTGTTCTGGAAGACATCATGGCATTCACCAAGCCCTCTATcaccattgttgttgttttagaagTAAATGGTTAAATCTACAaagaattgtttattttgtgacaaatCCTATTGTGTGTAAATATTTTGAAAAGGTTTGTCCTTGAGAAACACTGAACGGTTGTTCTAAACAGTCACAAGTGTAGCAAGTAACTTTACATTTCCCATGCAGTTGTGATAATTAAGGCactttatttgtaaaatgtacactACATTGTAGATAGATTCACATGTTACTGCATCTTTGGACACTTCCACAGAAATGCACATGCATACTGTAGAAGTGTacttgtgttttcagtttatttgCATTTCAGCAAGTTGAAGTCAATGTATGTATTGttgtgtgctttttgttttgtttattttaactatATAGAATATATGTTTACTAAATACagctttgttttgtattagtggGAAATAAAACCCATTTACAATAACACCCATTTACAAATGATGTTAGTTGAACATTTTCCTGTAAGGGGGATTCAAATCCAAAGAAAGGGTTACTACCTGTATGTAGCTGGATTTCCCCTACATATTTCATGGGATTgttgtaatgttttaatatttcCATAGTGGGGTGATATTTATGGACTCAAGGATAAGAAGGCACGTGAAAAGGCCTGCAACCTCCTGTTCATGGATGAAGCAAGCGAGTACAAGATGTACGAGGCAGTGAAATTCCTCATGCTCTACCTGGCCATTGAGATGTTTGAGGGGATGAGGCATGGGCAAGATGTCCCCAATTTCTGTGCAGTCCTTTTCTCAAGGGACACATCTTTAGACCCTTTTAGCTTCATGCTAAACCACTTGAACACCATTGGTGACTCTGGTGGACTTGAGCAGGTAAACTAAGCTTTGAAATAAGGCAGAAAATCCATTTATAATTCCAAAGTGATTGAGTGACTTGGCATACAGGTAGTTGTTTTGGGGTTTAACTGTACTTTAAAAGCTTCATTAATACCAGTTTTTCTTGTTTCATAGGATCAtaacattttttggctgtatggATGTTTTTTTACACTCACCTTTAAATGTGTTAGTAAGGTTTATTTCCAGCTGTAGCACTAAGGCTTCACCTAAGTTTGCGTTCTGTCGATGTAAATTTGAAAGGACCTGTTTAGTTAAAACCTGACTAGTGTTTACACAATCCCTGGAAAGGTAACATCAGTGAAATTGGAAACTACTTCCACTTGCTTGAAATGCACGACAATTCATGTACTTTATTACAATCaaatcatgaaaaagctgccagTCCTCGCAATTGAAATCTCAGTATAGAGCATTAACCCTTGCTGCTTAGAAACAGGTGCTGTACCCATTTGCCCCCCCCAACTCACTGTCTttataaagtacaaaaaaaacccttgaAAAACATGTCAATGTTCAAATCTAttaatgtaatgtttaaagttGCGAATGTGGCCTTTTTTTGTTACAGATTGAGATGTTTCTTCTTGGATACACATTAGAGCTGCAAATCCAAACCTTCAGACTGTACAAGTATGGCACAGAGGAATTTGAAGTTAGTTTCACTGATGTATGTGGGAGGGACTGGCACAAGATCACCCTCCTGACAGAGGATGACAGACATTATAACATACCTGTTACCCACCAATAGGTAGAAATTGAAACCACAAGAGCCTCTGAGTAAGTCAGGTTTGGTGCCGGTGATAATCAATATTGAGTCATGTCGGAGTGGGTCACAGCCCTGTTTGTTTTTTGAGTTGTTTAATATTCTGGTTCTATAAACATTTCCTTGGGGACAGCACTTCCTGCTAGGTACAGTAGCAACCACATAATGTATGAATCTTTTTTTGACAAATCTTCATAGGACTATGAagttataatgtatatatttggAAAGGAGAGTGTACAAAaattgttaaatattttaaataaaacacaggtgaTGCACTTGAGTTAAGGGTAGTAATACTAAATTAATAGTGTCCAATTTGATTTGAACTTTTTTTTGATCTAATAACTACAACTGAGTGTCACATACTCCAGCAGTGAGTGTGTCATTGAATCCAAGCCCTTGCTGTTAAAAGCATCTCTAATGGGAATGATCTTTTGGTCAGAAGGTCTGCTGTGATGCAGTATATTATAGTGTGAGGCACACTACTCAGAGAGCCATAAAGAACAGGTACTAATTAACCTTTCCTATCAGCCTCCTGCTTAGGTGCTGTAGTGAGGGAGAAAAACAGTCGGATATATGATTGGAGTTTTAGACAACTGGGTCCATTCAATTTATCTAAACAGTGGCGTATCTAAAAAACTGCTACTCAAGTTACTGACATTAGTTTTGAAAATCAAACGGCTAACAGTGCATGTGCTtctctgtctgtaaaaatatgtacaatAGCAGGGAGGGTCACACAGCATTTAGTTGTTTAATGGATAGCGGTAGATCTGCCACAATTTAGATCATTTGAATGGAGCCCAATATGTTGCATCACGCATGAATATTATTTGAGATTTTATTCGAAGAGTTCTGTGGTGGAAAGCTTCCAATCCCCTTTATAAATGTTAATGGTCCATATTTgacttttacatttaaatatgcaaaaaaaaaaaaaaaaatctcagggGCCACAAGGCATTTAATCCCAGTGACAGGTTAATAGACTTTGAAGCTTTTAATTGGAATTCATCAGCCCATAAATTTTCTTGGGGTTATAGACCAGTGCTTACTCTGTGCACTGTGGAAGTGGCggatggtattttattttattttctgtaaaaaatgttttctttttttaatgttaattaatTTTAATCATATAAGGGaataatatgaaaaatataaaccGCAACATGGCGTGCATTGTTGCGATTAAGGGTGTGTCTTGGTGCCCTGTGAGGCTGTGAGGCCCACATGCCCACATGCCTTAAACTACAGAGTGCCAAATTGAGAGATTTTTACAGGCTTGCGATGTCAGATGGTCAGATGGTCATAAAAATAATTCTGGTTTATAATTTACAACAATGCACGTCTTTTATTAGCTAATTGCTACTGTTttcaagattttctttttttttttaatgattttagttattttcatgtattttctaATTTCATCTTgtgtcagaaaaaaagaaactgaaagtTCCAGCTTTTCTGAAACTAAAAATCGCTCATTAAATACACTCCATGACATTTTTGTCTCATTAGAGACCAAATCTACTACATTACCAAAacatacatttacttttttttttttttttactagtgtaCATTAAAACCATGTTTACCCTTTATTGACACGTTAGCACACATTTGAATGTTTATGTAAATGTTCCTATAGTGCATGTCActgtattgtttctttttttaccaaCTGCATTTAATCAGATGTAATATATTACAACTGTTTGCTTTCACGCTTGGTAACAGAATAAATGTGTGCTGTATTGctcactgctgtgtgtgttttcaataGTAACACATCAAGTGTTTGTCTCTAAGGCATATGATGTTGGTGGCAGAAGCAGTACCTTATTTACACACAGCCCAGCATTCCACAAAAAAACAGACCATCATTCTCTATTGACAACTTATCAGAAATAAATCATGTCAATTTGAGTACCAGGGAAGCCTGGAGAAAGGGTTTGGGTATTAGTATTCCCTAACCTCAACTGTAAACTGTAAATCAATGCTATTTATACCAAGCATAGCAGGATTATGCCATGAATTTGAATCCACCAAAACTGCAACACATGTCACACATAATGAAATACTGGTGCAAGGTATCTCAGCCTTCAGGGAAATACATCTTATATGCCGTCAAGATTTCCATTTAATTTTAGAAGCTTATCACAGCAGTGGTCCTGGGTATTGAATTCTAGGGTACTGTGGCAGCTACATATTTCTTAGATACAAAGTGATTAATTCTAAAGCAATGTACTGTTCCTGAAAGGACTTCTATCGTTTAATACCTGGAGATGCTTATGACATTCATAATGCTTTCTGGGGTTTACTTATATCATGATATTCTGTGCTGTACCTGTGTTCAGTAGTGTCAGATTTAGTCCAGCATTTACAAGGCTGGAATAAAGCCATTGATAACAATGGGAAGATTCAAGTCTGCTTTATTTTCCCAATGTTGATGTAAgatgtagttgtttttaaaatgtccttcCTCTGGTATCCTAAGATACAACATTATGTACCAGATGGGAGTACCCTTggagtagtagtaataatagtcataataataatagaaaatgtgtgtttggctttccaataaaacacattttctatttttcaaGTTTTCCAACTTGTAGTAAATGCCATGATAAGGAAATATGTATGTTGCCTCTGTTTGTACTGCATGAAACAAtatgattttattaattaatgcaaTTTTGGAGTTCATGTCTTAAACTAATAAGAAGgtctgttttaatactgtacagtagcttaGGGCAATTTATAAAGGGCAAAACAGATTATGTTCTTTAAATTAAACtgttgatgcaaaaaaaaaaaaaaattagatgtAGAGCTTTTTGAAGTAGGTCACCAAAGCCACATACAGTGCTTCCAAATTGCATTCGGTTTGGAAACCCTTTATGAAAATGTACAAGCTCTGCAAACTATGTAATGTCTTTTATTTACCACTTAACTGCCAACAAACTCTTGTGGCACATTTGGACCAAGTATGTAAGCCAGCTATAGGCAGTTATGGTTACATTCACACAAAATAGTGTCTACTGACATAAAGcagggagatgcaacttttaTATATTGTCTGTGATTGCATTTGAAAACCATGGGGACAGAccatttacaaaacacaaaacaagtgtGTGCCATATTTGAAATTCCAATTTCCTGTCTGTGTACAAGTACTACATGATTTATGTCACACAATATGAATAGAAAAAACATGTTGCCTGTTATTGAGTTCTAATTTACTAATGTAAaactgccaagaaaaaaaaaaaaaaaaagattcctcaATTCTTCCATTGTATGTTTAGATGGAAGAGATGCCAGCTCAATAGAGCGCTTCTCCAGTGTTTATGGAgtcgttgtttcttttttttctcaatttttcagtgttttctggCGGTCATTCCATACCGTACAACTTgggaatcatttttaaaaagtctagATTCACTAAAAAGGAGAACCGTTGTACCTGCCTCTCTTAGCAATTCAACCCAGTAGAAACACAGGCTGACATTAGTTTTAAGTCGAAATGAAGTTCACAGTTTCCATGGCTTTCAGGAGTGAGGAGCTCAGACAGAGTACAGCTGTTTGGAATCCCTCAATCATCCCTGCAGTAAGCTGAAAGCTAGAAAGAGACGTCtgtacgaaaaaaaaacaaaaaaaaacaacacaatctcAATATGGAGAACTGCTGTAAACACTGAAAGGGTACAAGAAACTCCTGCCAGAGCTTTGATAGAAATCCAGGTACAGTCCTTCAGTGGGATATAGCTTTTGATAAATAGTTTAATATCTTTTGAATGCTATATATTGTTTTCCCTATATACGTGTTACACTGCTGCGGTGGCACCTGTTGGTAAAATGATGAACTACAGGTGAGTCATGTGAATGTGAACTGGAGCTGGTTGGATAATGACTGCAGAGAAATTGTGATATTCTCTcaagaaataaattatacattGCTATTGCAAAATTGCATCTTCAGGAATGACATAACCTTAGTCTGCTTAATTGCAGATTGGTTAAGTTGATATAACATAATACATTCATCCATCGTtattatcatttagaaatcagATAACATGGTAGCATAATGAAAGACATATATGAAAGCCATACTCTGTACTAATAGGTGATAAAATGCACACACGCTCACCCAGCCACATACATATCAACTAAAATGGCACAGCGTGCTTTTCAGAATAGCGAGGGACTAACTTTAGCAATGCCTGGGTTGATTATGTAAGCAGTTCTGTGCTGGCAAGAGTCCTTAAACCTTGGTCAATAAATGAATCATAAGGTTTTGCCAGTAAAATGTTCCGTCTGACAGAATAAGCAGCCTTTGGAGGCATTCACTGTGAAATATGTAAAGTTTAAAGTAATTGTGGCTGACCAGAATAGTTTCATAAACGGGCTTCAGTcctaaccaatcagctgcttccttcCCCTATTGACTCATGTgctttgacttaaaaaaaaatgaccactGGGAAGGTAAGCAAACTTAGAATTGAGTGTCCTACCAGATGTAGTGTTATGTAGTTCCTTTAAAACTGCCCATTTGCAAATGGAAGCGTGAACATGGGTCAGCTACAATTATTTTAACAACTGACATTCCACAGCTGCATTAGGAAACCTGAGTATCagatcaattaaataaaatacatatttgataTATGTGTGATTGCAGGGGTCTGAATTAAGACATTGCaaaatgcacccaataaagttaaaacagaaataaacaacccagGTAATGCTGAGGCTTGTAATTAGTATTGTTTTTCccttacagaaaaaaatagaaaaaatacgCTAATGACTGTTCCAATCTACTAATGTTCTACCTCATAACTAAAACGTTTTCCTTTTAAGCAAGAACTGTATTGTGAATACATTCCTACACTGTATATTGTTGGAAGAAATTTGCATACATGCATAGCAAATGCCCATCTATATCAAGGCGTAGCCACCTATGAGTcacgggcctcggttaaaataatactaataattatgTACTTATGCTCTCTTACACTTTATATGAGATGATGTTTAAATGGCAGAGCACTCAGTTTGGTGTGCTTCTGGGAATTCGTCATGTGGTTTGTAGATCACTGTTTTGCAGATCGTACTTCAGTTTATAAATAAGGAAAGTGAAACTAAAGCAGACTCGATATCCTGACGTGTGCATTGGGGAAGCAACGGCTAGCGCCACAGCCAAATACAAAGGTAAAAAAGTTTTATTTCTATTGCTTCCAAAGTCCTGTTGGTTTGTGTAGTACAGTAATTAGCGATACTGCTGAAACAGCAAAAGCATGCAGAGCGTACACGCCAAATTTAAGTGCTTAAGAATAGGGTGTGCTTACGTTTTCTATTTGATCGTTTATAGAGAAAGACGTGGcttgtaacactttttttattatcaatttttttttattgtaggaTTCTTATTTTCGTACGTCACACTTCCCAAGGATTAGGACATGTTTTGAGATGGGAGAAAGAGGATTTTACTGGATAAGTCTGGGATGTTTACTGGTTATACAGAGACTGTCATATACacattataaattaaataaacacgtGCACTATCAAAGTTaagtttattaataatataaaaacgtCATGTTAACCAAACGTGTGCAGAAATCTGCAGCAATTTTTAAAACAGGCACAACCGGTTtaggcataaaaaaaaaatgttttcgaACACAAAAGTAGCCTAACCCATGGCGAATGAGTTATATTCATGTGAACCCTTTTATGTTTACCTTTGTTGTGTCTTTGTTGAAACTAGATAGAATTGAAGTTGTGTAGGAGAATTACTGTAGTACTGGCAAGGTGTTGTTTAGTTACCCCGTGAGTTACTGCACATGCGTACTGTACAGTTGTGAGACAGTTCATAGAGCAGAGTAATCTTTTTGACAATTTGACTTACCTCTTTCTTAAATCTAATACATTATTGTAACATAATCATACCTGTAATATTCTAGTCAATTCACCTGTACCTCTTTGGGGCATAAACTTTAAGCAAGGTAAGGCAGATATTTCCAACGACATAAACCCATTTTTAAAGGTGTACTCCTTAGAAATAACTTAATTGCGAGTGGGAGCGGTTTTTATTATagttgtatttttactttctAGTTTCTTGCCTTtccttgtattttatattttcttacaGTTTGCCGTTTATATGTCGTTATTTCCTGAAGAAATTACAATTTACAATCTCTTTTATATAGTATAATTTGGACAGACGCCTTTACTTCATCAGTGTGGTCTTCGCAATGCAGGTTTTTGTCTAACCATTattatttccttttattttttaagtgtacAAAAAAACAGCCTGGAAACGAGCAATAAAGTTATTATGTCATGACATGACACCACCGATCCATTTCGCACACTTTGAAAAGTTCAGCCCCACATTCCTTTCTATTAAATGAAAAGAACCCacagtaatacaataaaacagctaCACAAAATGGGAAGCTGCTGTTCAGACCAACTTCCCCAGCGAGAAGAAACAAAAGAATTGTtgcataaaactgaaaataagcaAGATTACACCACCAAGGATGATATTGTGGAGACCCAACCAGAGGCACGAGGGAAATTCAAAGACACCGGAAGAATGCCTGTAAAGGAAGTTCCAAATGTATCTACTGGTGTTCATGacaaaaggtaaataaataagtaacatcTAAAAAATCTCAATTAAACTTTTTAACTCATGGTCGTTTTTACAACTGAACAATTAATTAATGTGAAatgtattacattgtattgttacAGTTTATCTATTTAATCTATCGTCAGTATAGAGAGAAATGTTAGAACATGACAGTATGGAtccatttttattaaatgtatagtTGGTTTATGATTATTATATTGTTTTGATACCACAAAGAAGCTGTAGCTGAATAACTtaaatctgtctttttttttttttttttactgtttttaaatatcCATGTTTTGCAAGTTGTtccttgtaaaacaaaacaaaaggaactaAGGAAATAGTTGTCTTGTTGCAGTAGGGAAGTGTAAGGCCAGCGAACTGTGTTAATGagcattgtgggattgtagttttttaaaaaaaaaaacctacactaCAGTTTAGTACGGTTTGTACTACAACTCCTAGAATACAAAGAGTATCACCAGTATTTCAATACAATACTCTTGCAACGTGCTGAATAAGTAATTCATTGTCAGAC
This window encodes:
- the LOC117400566 gene encoding inactive ubiquitin thioesterase OTULINL-like → MGQSGSKMESHTKGNNDKFPSALTDKSGFQSVRQTVYWLSGFLWQTLEGRLILGVGFVLGLFFIRKPYVYIGRFLKHYKGCFPGMTKKSLSVTPAMDLLEYCELEWKGLTPHADQIKKAYGEIYRVHNIRYICRVRGDNYCALRATLFQVLSNGIPFPSWMKEQDITKLPEKLFYSQGCNWIQQYSFGPEKYTGPKAFYKLRKCVDMLKFQWGDIYGLKDKKAREKACNLLFMDEASEYKMYEAVKFLMLYLAIEMFEGMRHGQDVPNFCAVLFSRDTSLDPFSFMLNHLNTIGDSGGLEQIEMFLLGYTLELQIQTFRLYKYGTEEFEVSFTDVCGRDWHKITLLTEDDRHYNIPVTHQ